The following proteins are co-located in the Diaphorobacter sp. HDW4B genome:
- a CDS encoding SDR family NAD(P)-dependent oxidoreductase yields the protein MNAHDLQGRKALVTGGARGIGAAIAQALAAAGASVMIGDVMEDTGRETASALASNGTKADFVRLDVTDDANWATAVDATIRSLGGFDLLINNAGIEITSLVAEIDPADLRRMLDVNVVGTALGMKHAFRAMRPEGAAGKGGAVVNIASVAATIAFPGIAGYSATKSAVDRLTRVGAMESGKLGYGVRVNCIYPGLVPTIMGQKLATDVVAAGLFPSVEAAIGAVIEQTPLGRLGEVGDMADAVVFLSSDASRFITGAGLSVDGGMGM from the coding sequence GTGAATGCTCATGATCTGCAAGGCCGCAAGGCCCTGGTTACCGGTGGCGCGCGTGGAATCGGCGCAGCCATTGCCCAAGCCCTCGCTGCGGCCGGTGCATCCGTGATGATCGGTGACGTGATGGAAGACACCGGGCGCGAAACCGCCAGTGCGCTGGCGTCCAATGGCACCAAGGCGGACTTCGTGCGACTCGATGTGACCGACGACGCCAACTGGGCCACGGCGGTGGACGCCACGATTCGTTCACTCGGCGGCTTCGACCTGCTGATCAACAACGCGGGCATCGAGATCACCTCGCTGGTCGCCGAGATCGACCCCGCCGATCTGCGCCGCATGCTCGATGTGAACGTCGTCGGCACCGCGCTCGGCATGAAGCACGCGTTCCGCGCCATGCGCCCAGAAGGCGCTGCTGGGAAAGGCGGCGCGGTGGTCAACATTGCCTCGGTCGCGGCCACCATCGCCTTCCCCGGCATTGCGGGTTACTCGGCCACCAAGTCGGCTGTCGATCGTCTGACACGCGTGGGCGCGATGGAGTCCGGCAAGCTCGGCTACGGCGTGCGCGTGAACTGCATCTACCCTGGTCTGGTGCCCACCATCATGGGCCAGAAACTCGCGACCGACGTGGTGGCCGCAGGGCTCTTCCCGTCCGTCGAAGCCGCCATCGGCGCAGTGATCGAACAGACACCGCTGGGCCGGTTGGGCGAAGTGGGCGACATGGCCGACGCCGT